The genomic DNA GCAGATGTTTTTACTGACGAGACATGTCGGTCACGTTCTAGACGTTTCGGACCAGAAAAAATCTAACCATTAGGCCTAATATTAGGCCTAGGCCCTGGCCAGACCACAAATGACAAATTCTTATTGTATTCTTACTTCAATGTTTGGCTTTAACGACATATTAAGACGAAATACAACGTAAACCAATCGAAAATGCGACAATTTTATAATTCATGGTAAAATTGACGACTCGATATAAATGATTGAAGATTGGTCGAAATATCTTGGTTTTCAGCTTCTCAAGGGAGGTTATTCTTTTCCTATACAGTAgtgaacaaataaatatatttctaatgaTGATTTAAAGtcgtatttttttcattttttgcaggAAAATGTGGAGCCAGATGTTCTCCATCTTCAAGAAATCCGCAGCATTGGAATAAATGATATTGCTATTGGTGCAACTTTCTTATTGACTATGAAAAGTTCAGATACCACCGTCCATAGCAGCCACCTCTGGTCAATGACACTCGTAAGTGCTTGATATTTATATGCTAATTGTAGTAGGAGTGGAAAACAATGCACATGCACTCATGCAGCCACACCTGTGGGATTTCAGGACCTCCAAACATAGTGATATATGCGAGATATACTGATTGTGCTGGTTGTCTTGATCTGCAGTTGACCCAATCCAGCGTCAGTAAATAAGAAAAGCATTGTATAATGATTAACAAGTCAAAGACAAAACTGTCACATTCACATTTTAATGGATCAATAAGGGAATTTGATGATATAtcataaaggtaaaaaaaattacTGCACGAGAAATAAATTAAGAAAAGAAGACAAGTTAAATATCTGAAGATAATTGTTTTCTGTCACAAAAAATGGGTATAAATTGGATTGTAAATACTGATACAATTGGCATTTTTCACTAAATATCAGTGAAATTTAGATCTTTCCCTACGAATCAGAACGTCATAGGACCTGCAAGTAAAAGTTTTGACCCAGAACTAGCCccgttttgtttcattttgattaaaatttgatatgaaTGAGAAGGGCTCAGTTGAatcattaaattttgatttgttttatataatattgctatttatctttattattatcaatgacaggctgaaaaattaatatttaatatactaTAACTGATTCAATATTATTctgaaatgttttcaaaaattgCCGAAAAATACCGCTCGCACGACAATAATGGATCTCTTCGCGTCTGAAAATCTGAAAATGGatcttttattaatttttttttttaatttcgctCACCCAAGTCGCTCTCACTTTTTGTCCCTAGTTCTCGAAAAACAAGTGATTTATTTGGTGTGGCCTTATGAAACGTATTTCTTAAAATCTAGTATGAAATGAACTCTCATTCAAGATCCTAAATAAACTGTTATCAATCCTTCATTGCAGTGTATGGGATGTACATTGATGGTCTATGTTGCTTCGATGATGAAGGGAAATGCTATGGTGAATCCAAATGTAAGTACTATcagatgtaaaatatatgtgtataattaatttttatttgttttcatactaaatccaactctctgattggcagattatTTTTGGAAAATCTGAcctacagaggactccacataatcgaataacggttatttgactatttcggttatttgcatagaATTCTGCAGTCCCGATTGTTTCCTTCTTTATCATTGTTTTTCAACTCCATGTATTTGAATAGACTTTTAcgtgacctccggttatttgaataaaatatttgtgaaattctaaaaataaaatcgaatatttttcaattttgcaatatatttttagcgaaattcgccgatatatgtttcaagatacttcgattttactagaaatcatggtgacagattaaTGTTACCGTAGGCCTATgacttgttattttatgcatgaaccTGCAAAGGTATTCaacgctgttacgatttacatcatcAGCGGTAGATCATTACTTTATtataatcactgactcaaacatctaattaaagcatttgcactttcaaatatgtttatttattaacgtaacgtaccttatTTCGCGATCAGTTGGAGataccatgcttccttacaacaatcgaCATTaatgagtagtctcgttcaaccagagtcttgttgactacgacagacataTGCGTATCAAGCATCTCGTTGAgcgagacataaaagcatgcaaagtcggcgtgcaatgactaccgcaagtttcgtatgtaggatacaaaagatacttgctacattgtttcattgctacttgaatatgaattaatttctgaaatgttatcaagctattcgccgtatcgatcaacaatacaggaagaattctcaaaacaccTTTAGGTCaagtgaacgcatggcttcatcacctgccgccatttaTTGAATTCATACACATGTGTCAAAACAACGTGTACACTGCTAGGCCAAGTTGATTGGCACTTtaaagtttaatcacgatcctaagttcattttgccagacaaatgtacgtaaatttgtttattatttaggttcgAATTGCagacacaaattcaatcctGT from Argopecten irradians isolate NY unplaced genomic scaffold, Ai_NY scaffold_0216, whole genome shotgun sequence includes the following:
- the LOC138312125 gene encoding uncharacterized protein, with product MEAARDWVVGMYKEHVDIFTADKTVTVASVINVLLFLVTVPFGAKGVVRGLTLVMFLEGLFFLLFPEVGFKLFAAENVEPDVLHLQEIRSIGINDIAIGATFLLTMKSSDTTVHSSHLWSMTLCMGCTLMVYVASMMKGNAMVNPNVSTIRCKIYVYN